The following coding sequences lie in one Sesamum indicum cultivar Zhongzhi No. 13 linkage group LG9, S_indicum_v1.0, whole genome shotgun sequence genomic window:
- the LOC105169967 gene encoding UDP-D-apiose/UDP-D-xylose synthase 2 has translation MASGRVDLDGKPIKPITICMIGAGGFIGSHLCEKLMADTPHKVLAVDVYNDKIKHLLEPSSLPWADRIQFHRLNIKNDSRLEGLIRMADLTINLAAICTPADYNTRPLDTIYSNFIDALPVVKYCSENGKRLIHFSTCEVYGKTIGAFLPKDSPLRQDPNYYVLKEDASPCIFGPIEKQRWSYACAKQLIERLIYAEGAENGLEFTIVRPFNWIGPRMDFIPGIDGPSEGVPRVLACFSNNLLRREPLKLVDGGQSQRTFVYIRDAIEAVLLMIENPARANGHIFNVGNPNNEVTVRQLAEMMTQVYSKVSGESSIETPTIDVSSKEFYGEGYDDSDKRIPDMTIINRQLGWNPQTSLWDLLESTLTYQHRTYAEAIKKATSKPVAS, from the exons ATGGCGAGTGGAAGAGTAGATCTGGACGGAAAACCTATAAAGCCGATTACGATATGCATGATAGGCGCCGGAGGCTTCATCGGCTCGCATCTCTGTGAGAAGCTGATGGCGGATACGCCGCACAAGGTGCTCGCTGTGGATGTTTACAATGACAAAATCAAGCACCTTCTTGAGCCGTCCTCGCTGCCGTGGGCGGATCGCATCCAGTTCCACCGTCTTAACATTAAGAACGATTCTCGCCTCGAAGGCCTCATTCGCATGGCGGATCTT ACAATAAATCTCGCCGCTATATGCACTCCAGCAGATTATAACACACGTCCTCTTGACACAATCTACAGCAATTTCATTGATGCTCTCCCTGTG GTTAAATACTGTTCGGAAAATGGCAAGCGCCTCATACATTTCTCTACTTGTGAAGTTTATGGGAAAACGATTGGTGCCTTTCTACCCAAAGATAGCCCACTGCGGCAG GACCCGAATTATTATGTTCTTAAGGAGGATGCCTCCCCGTGCATTTTTGGCCCCATTGAGAAGCAGAGGTGGTCATATGCATGTGCAAAGCAGCTAATTGAGAGACTGATCTATG CTGAGGGTGCTGAGAACGGTCTTGAGTTTACGATTGTGAGGCCCTTCAACTGGATTGGCCCGAGAATGGATTTCATACCTGGAATTGATGGTCCAAGTGAGGGTGTTCCAAGAGTTCTGGCTTGCTTTAGCAAC AATCTCTTAAGGCGTGAACCGCTGAAGCTTGTTGATGGTGGCCAATCACAGAGAACATTTGTTTACATTAGGGATGCTATCGAAGCTGTTCTTTTGATGATT GAAAATCCAGCCAGGGCTAATGgtcatatatttaatgtgGGGAACCCCAACAACGAAGTTACAGTGAGGCAGCTTGCTGAAATGATGACGCAG GTCTATTCAAAGGTTAGTGGAGAATCTTCAATAGAAACACCTACCATCGATGTTAGCTCAAAGGAATTTTATGGTGAAGGATATGATGACAGTGACAAGAGAATTCCAGACATGACCATTATTAACAGACAGCTAG GATGGAATCCACAAACATCACTTTGGGATTTGCTTGAATCCACCCTTACTTACCAACACAGGACATATGCTGAAGCCATCAAGAAGGCTACTTCAAAACCTGTTGCCAGTTAA